The following coding sequences are from one Ammoniphilus sp. CFH 90114 window:
- a CDS encoding sigma-54 dependent transcriptional regulator: MKILVIDDEQAICSSVRFALEDDYEVFTATEAEDGLAIMKEQSIDGVLLDLRIGNDNGLELIPKLKEIRRDVVIIMMTAYGNIETSVRAMKEGAYQYLSKPLNLEELKLLIEKGLQFRRLNSVVHPQVGYAGIIGQSPKMQNLFELIRKVKDIDSNVLVMGESGTGKELVAKAIHYHGARKERPFSVINCAAIPENLLESELFGYEKGAFTGASTRKAGLFEQSHQGTIFLDEIGEMPLNLQAKILRVIQEREITPLGSAQRKEVDVRIISATNRDLYEEVQKGNFREDLYYRLNVIPVSLPPLRERAEDIPLMIEHFLEMYALRMNRKSLTLSHQAKDLLYRYSYPGNVRELSNILEYAVALADREMLDAKDLPAQFGVGRNERKGANGEEALEGIFFPSGLLLEEVEKRYILYTLEQCLDHRKRTADQLGISERGLRDKLKKYKEEDGAD, translated from the coding sequence ATGAAGATTCTTGTCATAGATGATGAACAGGCGATTTGCTCTTCTGTACGATTCGCACTTGAGGATGATTACGAGGTTTTTACGGCGACGGAGGCGGAAGATGGCCTTGCCATCATGAAGGAGCAATCGATTGATGGGGTACTGCTCGACCTAAGAATAGGAAATGATAATGGGCTTGAATTAATACCAAAGCTAAAGGAAATTCGAAGGGATGTCGTCATCATTATGATGACAGCCTATGGCAACATCGAAACCTCCGTACGAGCAATGAAAGAGGGAGCTTATCAATATTTATCGAAACCACTGAACCTCGAAGAACTAAAGCTCCTGATTGAAAAAGGGTTACAGTTTCGACGCTTAAATTCCGTGGTCCATCCTCAAGTAGGATATGCCGGAATCATCGGACAGAGCCCTAAAATGCAGAATCTCTTTGAGTTGATACGTAAGGTAAAGGACATCGATTCTAACGTATTAGTCATGGGAGAAAGTGGGACAGGCAAGGAATTAGTGGCGAAGGCGATTCACTATCATGGAGCGAGGAAAGAGCGTCCTTTTTCCGTTATCAATTGCGCGGCTATCCCTGAGAACCTTCTGGAGAGTGAGTTGTTTGGGTATGAGAAGGGAGCTTTTACCGGAGCTTCCACACGGAAAGCAGGATTGTTCGAACAATCTCATCAAGGTACGATCTTTCTGGATGAAATTGGGGAAATGCCGTTAAATCTGCAGGCTAAAATTTTGCGAGTAATTCAGGAGAGGGAGATTACTCCGTTAGGATCAGCACAGAGAAAGGAAGTGGACGTGCGGATTATATCGGCTACGAATAGAGATCTCTACGAGGAAGTGCAAAAGGGTAACTTCAGGGAGGACTTGTATTACCGACTCAATGTCATTCCGGTCAGCCTGCCGCCACTCCGAGAACGGGCGGAGGATATTCCGCTGATGATTGAGCATTTCTTAGAGATGTATGCGCTAAGAATGAATCGCAAGAGCTTAACTTTATCTCATCAAGCGAAGGACTTGCTTTATCGGTACTCTTATCCAGGGAATGTTAGAGAACTCTCCAATATTCTAGAGTATGCTGTAGCCTTAGCAGATAGAGAGATGTTGGATGCGAAGGATCTTCCCGCGCAGTTCGGTGTGGGAAGAAACGAGAGAAAAGGGGCAAATGGAGAAGAGGCGTTAGAAGGGATTTTCTTCCCATCGGGGTTATTGCTAGAAGAAGTGGAGAAAAGATATATCCTATATACCTTAGAGCAATGTTTAGATCATCGGAAACGGACGGCCGACCAACTTGGCATTAGCGAAAGAGGACTGCGCGATAAATTGAAAAAATACAAAGAAGAGGATGGAGCGGATTAA
- a CDS encoding TAXI family TRAP transporter solute-binding subunit, with translation MRKWLFFLLCSLWLTSCSQDQPSIPSKQEEIISIATGGPHGPYYTIGTGLMNIYESNFGQPTSVRSTDGTVENIQLLMDNKVELAFGMADVASFAYMGEDPFRTEGPFVELRAMAALYPNYVQVVTLIDSPIQSIRDLKGRKVGVGAPNSGVEANSRLLLQGHGISYKDIEPYYLSYAEAIDQLRQRTIDAAFVTSGLPNPSVIELMKTHNVRIVPIPVEEARALAETFPFFKLSEIPVGTYMNGKAIPTVAIQNLMLVRNDLSEERVYQLTRAMFEHLEELAQHHDAAKEIELQTAWTYMAVPYHSGAVKYYKEKQLTKKP, from the coding sequence ATGAGAAAATGGTTGTTTTTTCTGCTTTGTTCGTTATGGCTGACATCCTGTTCTCAAGATCAGCCGAGTATCCCTTCTAAACAAGAAGAAATCATTTCAATTGCGACGGGCGGACCTCATGGACCTTACTATACGATTGGTACGGGTTTAATGAATATTTACGAATCCAATTTCGGTCAGCCAACCTCCGTACGTTCCACCGATGGTACGGTTGAGAATATTCAACTCCTAATGGATAATAAGGTGGAACTTGCTTTTGGTATGGCTGATGTGGCTTCGTTTGCCTACATGGGAGAGGATCCCTTCCGAACAGAAGGACCCTTCGTTGAGTTACGGGCTATGGCTGCTCTCTACCCGAACTATGTCCAAGTGGTAACATTAATCGATAGCCCGATTCAGTCCATTCGTGATTTAAAAGGAAGGAAAGTTGGAGTAGGGGCACCTAACAGCGGAGTAGAGGCCAATTCAAGGTTACTTCTGCAAGGACACGGCATCAGCTATAAAGATATAGAACCTTATTATTTATCTTATGCGGAAGCCATCGACCAACTACGCCAACGCACCATTGATGCAGCCTTCGTGACGTCAGGATTGCCTAACCCCTCCGTTATTGAGCTGATGAAAACTCATAATGTACGGATTGTACCTATTCCTGTTGAAGAGGCAAGAGCACTTGCAGAGACGTTTCCGTTCTTTAAACTGTCCGAAATACCGGTTGGAACCTATATGAATGGAAAAGCCATTCCTACAGTGGCTATTCAAAACCTCATGCTAGTGCGAAATGATCTATCCGAGGAGAGAGTGTATCAATTAACAAGGGCTATGTTTGAACACTTAGAAGAGTTAGCCCAGCATCATGATGCTGCGAAGGAAATTGAATTACAGACCGCATGGACGTATATGGCCGTTCCTTATCATTCAGGAGCAGTTAAATATTATAAGGAAAAGCAGCTTACGAAAAAACCATAG
- a CDS encoding methyl-accepting chemotaxis protein translates to MYKWINNQPIMVKLISTVLIITLIPVLAVGYLTYVNAYQAVYQLTVEDLKYMTHIKAQEINGSLVTSSSLDKVEPIVHEVQERYYQPQGMKGYAYLVDAEGKILIHPDPQTRGQNLSQEKFMQQILKEKVGYVEYDWQGETKVAAFQSLSNGHTIVIGSYLKDLMTPVTKIKRNLQIISVLGAVLALAVGFVVVQQIVRPMSQLVQAMKKAEEGDLTVQVKPKCKDEIGALSEMFNRMMGHFRTMLREVHEVSEQVAASSEELTASAHESAKATEQIAVASQEIARGSESQVDSVQSTIGKINSMNHKVKRITENVLKVNRDSEVATQHAHVGEANLKQVVEQMVSISEKVKRTEQVIRELGEQSSVISGIVNTIHEISQQTNLLSLNAAIEAARAGEHGRGFAVVAQEVRKLAEQSKVSAEEISSLLSHINYEIIQAVGSMGESSLAVGKGKEVVEEATRSFGQIIHAIDDVKLQIEEVTHHAEDIAMGSEDVVTAGELIAQLAEVASADTEEMAAASEQQTATMQEINTASDMLAQMAQQLQEQVNRFKI, encoded by the coding sequence ATGTACAAATGGATAAATAACCAACCAATTATGGTAAAGCTTATTTCGACTGTCTTGATTATCACCTTGATTCCGGTTTTAGCCGTTGGCTATCTTACCTATGTGAATGCTTACCAAGCCGTTTATCAGCTAACCGTTGAGGACTTGAAGTATATGACTCATATAAAAGCTCAAGAAATCAACGGTTCTTTAGTTACTTCGTCGTCACTCGATAAGGTGGAGCCAATTGTTCACGAGGTTCAAGAAAGGTACTACCAACCTCAAGGGATGAAAGGCTACGCCTACCTTGTGGATGCAGAAGGAAAGATCCTTATTCACCCTGATCCTCAGACGAGAGGCCAAAATCTGTCCCAAGAGAAGTTTATGCAACAGATCCTTAAGGAGAAAGTAGGATATGTGGAATACGATTGGCAGGGGGAAACGAAGGTTGCTGCATTCCAGTCCTTATCGAATGGGCATACCATTGTAATCGGAAGCTATCTAAAAGATCTAATGACTCCTGTAACCAAAATTAAGCGAAACTTACAAATTATCAGTGTTCTAGGTGCTGTACTGGCCTTGGCTGTCGGTTTTGTTGTCGTTCAACAGATTGTTCGACCGATGTCTCAATTGGTTCAGGCGATGAAAAAAGCAGAAGAAGGAGACTTAACGGTTCAAGTTAAGCCGAAATGTAAGGATGAAATAGGGGCCCTCTCGGAAATGTTTAACCGCATGATGGGACACTTCCGTACAATGCTTCGAGAAGTACACGAAGTATCTGAACAAGTAGCAGCTTCTTCAGAAGAGTTGACGGCGAGTGCACATGAGAGTGCGAAAGCCACAGAGCAAATTGCTGTCGCCTCCCAAGAGATTGCGAGGGGATCGGAGAGCCAAGTAGACAGTGTTCAATCCACGATTGGGAAAATTAATTCAATGAATCATAAAGTAAAACGCATCACGGAAAATGTGTTGAAAGTGAATCGCGATTCCGAGGTTGCAACCCAGCATGCTCATGTTGGAGAAGCTAATCTTAAGCAAGTGGTAGAGCAGATGGTCAGTATATCAGAAAAGGTGAAGAGAACGGAGCAAGTGATTCGTGAGCTAGGTGAGCAATCCTCTGTGATCAGCGGTATCGTCAACACCATTCATGAGATAAGTCAGCAAACCAATTTGTTGTCCCTTAATGCTGCGATTGAAGCCGCACGGGCTGGGGAACATGGACGAGGGTTTGCTGTAGTAGCTCAGGAGGTTCGCAAACTTGCCGAACAGTCCAAGGTTTCGGCTGAAGAGATCTCAAGTCTGCTCTCTCATATCAATTACGAAATTATTCAAGCGGTTGGGTCGATGGGGGAAAGCAGTCTAGCAGTAGGTAAAGGAAAAGAAGTAGTAGAGGAAGCCACTCGCTCCTTCGGACAGATCATTCATGCTATAGATGACGTCAAACTGCAAATTGAAGAAGTAACCCACCACGCAGAAGACATTGCCATGGGTTCAGAAGATGTAGTGACAGCAGGGGAACTCATTGCCCAGTTAGCGGAAGTGGCTTCTGCGGATACAGAAGAAATGGCGGCCGCTTCAGAACAACAAACGGCAACGATGCAAGAGATTAATACAGCTTCTGATATGTTAGCTCAGATGGCTCAGCAGCTTCAGGAGCAAGTCAACCGATTTAAAATATAA